The following proteins are encoded in a genomic region of Lates calcarifer isolate ASB-BC8 unplaced genomic scaffold, TLL_Latcal_v3 _unitig_1208_quiver_1037, whole genome shotgun sequence:
- the LOC108887127 gene encoding C-type lectin domain family 4 member C isoform X5: protein MNRPRGYKEGSTGEALASQQTKSTRGSKFTSERVALMVLCALMATAAIVIYGLYLDNFLTLQTLRDENEALKRNLTERLSETKPCTTVQPVSSKPPEVKERLSATKPHTTVQPVSTKPPEVKERSETKPCITVPPVCPTPPEVKINDSCVRCETGWEQHGGQCYYFSTRRSSWNESRSFCQSEGGDLVKIDRREKQSLLEKTVRDKMDHVEDLFWIGLTDSKTEGEWLWVDDSPLNTSLSFWMSWEPDNWRGEDPDGENCARMGVRGGATDLKCWNDISCKANEKYICEKQAENGRWSCI from the exons ATGAATCGTCCACGGGGCTACAAAGAAG GTTCAACAGGTGAAGCTCTTGCCtctcaacaaacaaaatctaccAGAGGGTCAAAGTTCACATCAGAGAGAGTGGCCCTGATGGTTCTCTGTGCTCTGATGGCAACTGCTGCCATTGTTATTTATGGTCTCT ATTTAGATAATTTCCTAACTCTCCAAACACTGAGAGATGAGAATGAAGCTCTGAAAAGAAACCTCACAG AGAGACTCAGTGAGACAAAACCATGCACCACAGTGCAGCCTGTGTCTTCAAAACCTCCTGAAGTAAAAg AGAGACTCAGtgcaacaaaaccacacaccaCAGTGCAGCCTGTGTCCACAAAACCTCCTGAAGTAAAAG agagaagtgaaacaAAACCATGCATCACGGTGCCCCCTGTTTGCCCAACACCTCCGGAAGTAAAAATAA ATGATTCATGTGTGAGGTGTGAAACAGGCTGGGAGCAACATGGAGGACAGTGTTATTATTTCTCCACCAGACGTTCATCCTGGAATGAGAGCAGAAGCTTCTGCCAAAGTGAAGGAGGAGACCTGGTTAAGATagacagaagagagaagcag aGTTTGCTggagaaaacagtgagagaCAAAATGGACCATGTTGAGGACTTGTTCTGGATCGGACTGACAGACTCAAAGACAGAGGGTGAATGGTTGTGGGTGGATGACTCACCACTGAACACAAG TCTGAGTTTCTGGATGTCATGGGAGCCAGACAACTGGAGAGGGGAGGATCCTGATGGAGAGAACTGTGCGAGGAtgggggtgagaggaggagcaaCAGATCTGAAGTGCTGGAATGATATATCCTGTAAAGCGAATGAGAAATATATTTGTGAGAAACAAGCAGAGAACGGACGTTGGTCATGTATCTGA
- the LOC108887127 gene encoding C-type lectin domain family 4 member F isoform X4: MTGQSITQNEHWAPRGLFTNIWAHLHNTMHITTIAGQGGANFNNVLLSSTGEALASQQTKSTRGSKFTSERVALMVLCALMATAAIVIYGLYLDNFLTLQTLRDENEALKRNLTERLSETKPCTTVQPVSSKPPEVKERSETKPCITVPPVCPTPPEVKINDSCVRCETGWEQHGGQCYYFSTRRSSWNESRSFCQSEGGDLVKIDRREKQSLLEKTVRDKMDHVEDLFWIGLTDSKTEGEWLWVDDSPLNTSLSFWMSWEPDNWRGEDPDGENCARMGVRGGATDLKCWNDISCKANEKYICEKQAENGRWSCI, translated from the exons ATGACTGGTCAAAGCATTACTCAAAATGAACACTGGGCTCCTCGAGGACTATTCACCAATATTTGGGCACATTTACATAACACTATGCACATAACAACTATTGCTGGTcaaggtggagctaattttaacaaTGTACTGCTGA GTTCAACAGGTGAAGCTCTTGCCtctcaacaaacaaaatctaccAGAGGGTCAAAGTTCACATCAGAGAGAGTGGCCCTGATGGTTCTCTGTGCTCTGATGGCAACTGCTGCCATTGTTATTTATGGTCTCT ATTTAGATAATTTCCTAACTCTCCAAACACTGAGAGATGAGAATGAAGCTCTGAAAAGAAACCTCACAG AGAGACTCAGTGAGACAAAACCATGCACCACAGTGCAGCCTGTGTCTTCAAAACCTCCTGAAGTAAAAg agagaagtgaaacaAAACCATGCATCACGGTGCCCCCTGTTTGCCCAACACCTCCGGAAGTAAAAATAA ATGATTCATGTGTGAGGTGTGAAACAGGCTGGGAGCAACATGGAGGACAGTGTTATTATTTCTCCACCAGACGTTCATCCTGGAATGAGAGCAGAAGCTTCTGCCAAAGTGAAGGAGGAGACCTGGTTAAGATagacagaagagagaagcag aGTTTGCTggagaaaacagtgagagaCAAAATGGACCATGTTGAGGACTTGTTCTGGATCGGACTGACAGACTCAAAGACAGAGGGTGAATGGTTGTGGGTGGATGACTCACCACTGAACACAAG TCTGAGTTTCTGGATGTCATGGGAGCCAGACAACTGGAGAGGGGAGGATCCTGATGGAGAGAACTGTGCGAGGAtgggggtgagaggaggagcaaCAGATCTGAAGTGCTGGAATGATATATCCTGTAAAGCGAATGAGAAATATATTTGTGAGAAACAAGCAGAGAACGGACGTTGGTCATGTATCTGA
- the LOC108887127 gene encoding C-type lectin domain family 4 member C isoform X3, translating to MTGQSITQNEHWAPRGLFTNIWAHLHNTMHITTIAGQGGANFNNVLLSSTGEALASQQTKSTRGSKFTSERVALMVLCALMATAAIVIYGLYLDNFLTLQTLRDENEALKRNLTERLSATKPHTTVQPVSTKPPEVKERSETKPCITVPPVCPTPPEVKINDSCVRCETGWEQHGGQCYYFSTRRSSWNESRSFCQSEGGDLVKIDRREKQSLLEKTVRDKMDHVEDLFWIGLTDSKTEGEWLWVDDSPLNTSLSFWMSWEPDNWRGEDPDGENCARMGVRGGATDLKCWNDISCKANEKYICEKQAENGRWSCI from the exons ATGACTGGTCAAAGCATTACTCAAAATGAACACTGGGCTCCTCGAGGACTATTCACCAATATTTGGGCACATTTACATAACACTATGCACATAACAACTATTGCTGGTcaaggtggagctaattttaacaaTGTACTGCTGA GTTCAACAGGTGAAGCTCTTGCCtctcaacaaacaaaatctaccAGAGGGTCAAAGTTCACATCAGAGAGAGTGGCCCTGATGGTTCTCTGTGCTCTGATGGCAACTGCTGCCATTGTTATTTATGGTCTCT ATTTAGATAATTTCCTAACTCTCCAAACACTGAGAGATGAGAATGAAGCTCTGAAAAGAAACCTCACAG AGAGACTCAGtgcaacaaaaccacacaccaCAGTGCAGCCTGTGTCCACAAAACCTCCTGAAGTAAAAG agagaagtgaaacaAAACCATGCATCACGGTGCCCCCTGTTTGCCCAACACCTCCGGAAGTAAAAATAA ATGATTCATGTGTGAGGTGTGAAACAGGCTGGGAGCAACATGGAGGACAGTGTTATTATTTCTCCACCAGACGTTCATCCTGGAATGAGAGCAGAAGCTTCTGCCAAAGTGAAGGAGGAGACCTGGTTAAGATagacagaagagagaagcag aGTTTGCTggagaaaacagtgagagaCAAAATGGACCATGTTGAGGACTTGTTCTGGATCGGACTGACAGACTCAAAGACAGAGGGTGAATGGTTGTGGGTGGATGACTCACCACTGAACACAAG TCTGAGTTTCTGGATGTCATGGGAGCCAGACAACTGGAGAGGGGAGGATCCTGATGGAGAGAACTGTGCGAGGAtgggggtgagaggaggagcaaCAGATCTGAAGTGCTGGAATGATATATCCTGTAAAGCGAATGAGAAATATATTTGTGAGAAACAAGCAGAGAACGGACGTTGGTCATGTATCTGA
- the LOC108887127 gene encoding C-type lectin domain family 4 member C isoform X2 codes for MTGQSITQNEHWAPRGLFTNIWAHLHNTMHITTIAGQGGANFNNVLLSSTGEALASQQTKSTRGSKFTSERVALMVLCALMATAAIVIYDLDNFLTLQTLRDENEALKRNLTERLSETKPCTTVQPVSSKPPEVKERLSATKPHTTVQPVSTKPPEVKERSETKPCITVPPVCPTPPEVKINDSCVRCETGWEQHGGQCYYFSTRRSSWNESRSFCQSEGGDLVKIDRREKQSLLEKTVRDKMDHVEDLFWIGLTDSKTEGEWLWVDDSPLNTSLSFWMSWEPDNWRGEDPDGENCARMGVRGGATDLKCWNDISCKANEKYICEKQAENGRWSCI; via the exons ATGACTGGTCAAAGCATTACTCAAAATGAACACTGGGCTCCTCGAGGACTATTCACCAATATTTGGGCACATTTACATAACACTATGCACATAACAACTATTGCTGGTcaaggtggagctaattttaacaaTGTACTGCTGA GTTCAACAGGTGAAGCTCTTGCCtctcaacaaacaaaatctaccAGAGGGTCAAAGTTCACATCAGAGAGAGTGGCCCTGATGGTTCTCTGTGCTCTGATGGCAACTGCTGCCATTGTTATTTATG ATTTAGATAATTTCCTAACTCTCCAAACACTGAGAGATGAGAATGAAGCTCTGAAAAGAAACCTCACAG AGAGACTCAGTGAGACAAAACCATGCACCACAGTGCAGCCTGTGTCTTCAAAACCTCCTGAAGTAAAAg AGAGACTCAGtgcaacaaaaccacacaccaCAGTGCAGCCTGTGTCCACAAAACCTCCTGAAGTAAAAG agagaagtgaaacaAAACCATGCATCACGGTGCCCCCTGTTTGCCCAACACCTCCGGAAGTAAAAATAA ATGATTCATGTGTGAGGTGTGAAACAGGCTGGGAGCAACATGGAGGACAGTGTTATTATTTCTCCACCAGACGTTCATCCTGGAATGAGAGCAGAAGCTTCTGCCAAAGTGAAGGAGGAGACCTGGTTAAGATagacagaagagagaagcag aGTTTGCTggagaaaacagtgagagaCAAAATGGACCATGTTGAGGACTTGTTCTGGATCGGACTGACAGACTCAAAGACAGAGGGTGAATGGTTGTGGGTGGATGACTCACCACTGAACACAAG TCTGAGTTTCTGGATGTCATGGGAGCCAGACAACTGGAGAGGGGAGGATCCTGATGGAGAGAACTGTGCGAGGAtgggggtgagaggaggagcaaCAGATCTGAAGTGCTGGAATGATATATCCTGTAAAGCGAATGAGAAATATATTTGTGAGAAACAAGCAGAGAACGGACGTTGGTCATGTATCTGA
- the LOC108887127 gene encoding C-type lectin domain family 4 member C isoform X1, whose translation MTGQSITQNEHWAPRGLFTNIWAHLHNTMHITTIAGQGGANFNNVLLSSTGEALASQQTKSTRGSKFTSERVALMVLCALMATAAIVIYGLYLDNFLTLQTLRDENEALKRNLTERLSETKPCTTVQPVSSKPPEVKERLSATKPHTTVQPVSTKPPEVKERSETKPCITVPPVCPTPPEVKINDSCVRCETGWEQHGGQCYYFSTRRSSWNESRSFCQSEGGDLVKIDRREKQSLLEKTVRDKMDHVEDLFWIGLTDSKTEGEWLWVDDSPLNTSLSFWMSWEPDNWRGEDPDGENCARMGVRGGATDLKCWNDISCKANEKYICEKQAENGRWSCI comes from the exons ATGACTGGTCAAAGCATTACTCAAAATGAACACTGGGCTCCTCGAGGACTATTCACCAATATTTGGGCACATTTACATAACACTATGCACATAACAACTATTGCTGGTcaaggtggagctaattttaacaaTGTACTGCTGA GTTCAACAGGTGAAGCTCTTGCCtctcaacaaacaaaatctaccAGAGGGTCAAAGTTCACATCAGAGAGAGTGGCCCTGATGGTTCTCTGTGCTCTGATGGCAACTGCTGCCATTGTTATTTATGGTCTCT ATTTAGATAATTTCCTAACTCTCCAAACACTGAGAGATGAGAATGAAGCTCTGAAAAGAAACCTCACAG AGAGACTCAGTGAGACAAAACCATGCACCACAGTGCAGCCTGTGTCTTCAAAACCTCCTGAAGTAAAAg AGAGACTCAGtgcaacaaaaccacacaccaCAGTGCAGCCTGTGTCCACAAAACCTCCTGAAGTAAAAG agagaagtgaaacaAAACCATGCATCACGGTGCCCCCTGTTTGCCCAACACCTCCGGAAGTAAAAATAA ATGATTCATGTGTGAGGTGTGAAACAGGCTGGGAGCAACATGGAGGACAGTGTTATTATTTCTCCACCAGACGTTCATCCTGGAATGAGAGCAGAAGCTTCTGCCAAAGTGAAGGAGGAGACCTGGTTAAGATagacagaagagagaagcag aGTTTGCTggagaaaacagtgagagaCAAAATGGACCATGTTGAGGACTTGTTCTGGATCGGACTGACAGACTCAAAGACAGAGGGTGAATGGTTGTGGGTGGATGACTCACCACTGAACACAAG TCTGAGTTTCTGGATGTCATGGGAGCCAGACAACTGGAGAGGGGAGGATCCTGATGGAGAGAACTGTGCGAGGAtgggggtgagaggaggagcaaCAGATCTGAAGTGCTGGAATGATATATCCTGTAAAGCGAATGAGAAATATATTTGTGAGAAACAAGCAGAGAACGGACGTTGGTCATGTATCTGA
- the LOC108887128 gene encoding C-type lectin domain family 4 member C-like isoform X1, translating to MSRPQGYTEGEAPGSQQTKSTRRSKVTSERVALLVLCALMAAAVIVIYRLSLDHFQTKKNLQTLRDENEALKRNLTERLSEKKPHTTVQPVSSKPPEVKERLSETKPHTTVPPVCPRHPEVKINDSCLKCETGWEQHGGQCYYFSTRRSSWKESRSFCKRRGGDLVKIDSREEQSFLEKTVRKKMDHDEDLFWIGLTDSKTEGEWLWVDDSPLNTSLSFWMTWEPDNWTVEDPDGENCARIGAIRDYDLIRWYDRSCKVNQKYICEKEAETGEYMVSCV from the exons ATGAGTCGTCCACAGGGCTACACAGAAG GTGAAGCTCCTGGTTcccaacaaacaaaatctaccagaaggtcaaaggtcacatcaGAGAGAGTGGCCCTGCTGGTTCTCTGTGCTCTGATGGCAGCTGCTGTCATTGTTATTTACCGTCTCT ctttagaTCATTTCCAAACCAAGAAAAATCTTCAAACACTGAGAGATGAGAATGAAGCTCTGAAAAGAAACCTCACAG agagactcagtgaaaaaaaaccacacaccaCAGTGCAGCCTGTGTCTTCAAAACCTCCTGAAGTAAAAG agagactcagtgaaacaaaaccacacaccaCAGTGCCCCCTGTTTGCCCAAGACATCCAGAGGTAAAAATAA ATGATTCATGTCTGAAGTGTGAAACAGGCTGGGAGCAACATGGAGGACAGTGTTATTATTTCTCCACCAGACGTTCATCTTGGAAAGAGAGCAGAAGCTTCTGCAAACGTCGAGGAGGAGACCTGGTTAAGatagacagcagagaggagcag aGTTTCCTggagaaaacagtgagaaaaaaaatggaccATGATGAGGACTTGTTCTGGATCGGACTGACAGACTCAAAGACAGAGGGTGAATGGTTGTGGGTGGACGACTCACCACTGAACACAAG TCTGAGTTTTTGGATGACATGGGAGCCAGACAACTGGACAGTGGAGGATCCTGATGGAGAGAACTGTGCAAGGATAGGGGCGATAAGAGATTATGACCTGATCCGCTGGTATGATAGATCCTGTAAAGTGAAtcagaaatatatttgtgagaaagaagcagaaactgGAGAATATATGGTCTCATGTGTCTGA
- the LOC108887128 gene encoding CD209 antigen-like protein E isoform X2, with amino-acid sequence MSRPQGYTEGEAPGSQQTKSTRRSKVTSERVALLVLCALMAAAVIVIYRLSLDHFQTKKNLQTLRDENEALKRNLTERLSETKPHTTVPPVCPRHPEVKINDSCLKCETGWEQHGGQCYYFSTRRSSWKESRSFCKRRGGDLVKIDSREEQSFLEKTVRKKMDHDEDLFWIGLTDSKTEGEWLWVDDSPLNTSLSFWMTWEPDNWTVEDPDGENCARIGAIRDYDLIRWYDRSCKVNQKYICEKEAETGEYMVSCV; translated from the exons ATGAGTCGTCCACAGGGCTACACAGAAG GTGAAGCTCCTGGTTcccaacaaacaaaatctaccagaaggtcaaaggtcacatcaGAGAGAGTGGCCCTGCTGGTTCTCTGTGCTCTGATGGCAGCTGCTGTCATTGTTATTTACCGTCTCT ctttagaTCATTTCCAAACCAAGAAAAATCTTCAAACACTGAGAGATGAGAATGAAGCTCTGAAAAGAAACCTCACAG agagactcagtgaaacaaaaccacacaccaCAGTGCCCCCTGTTTGCCCAAGACATCCAGAGGTAAAAATAA ATGATTCATGTCTGAAGTGTGAAACAGGCTGGGAGCAACATGGAGGACAGTGTTATTATTTCTCCACCAGACGTTCATCTTGGAAAGAGAGCAGAAGCTTCTGCAAACGTCGAGGAGGAGACCTGGTTAAGatagacagcagagaggagcag aGTTTCCTggagaaaacagtgagaaaaaaaatggaccATGATGAGGACTTGTTCTGGATCGGACTGACAGACTCAAAGACAGAGGGTGAATGGTTGTGGGTGGACGACTCACCACTGAACACAAG TCTGAGTTTTTGGATGACATGGGAGCCAGACAACTGGACAGTGGAGGATCCTGATGGAGAGAACTGTGCAAGGATAGGGGCGATAAGAGATTATGACCTGATCCGCTGGTATGATAGATCCTGTAAAGTGAAtcagaaatatatttgtgagaaagaagcagaaactgGAGAATATATGGTCTCATGTGTCTGA